Proteins co-encoded in one Kribbella solani genomic window:
- a CDS encoding MFS transporter — protein sequence MAWVVSGEFRKLWIGQLVSGAGSAITTVALPLVAVVNLQASAVEMGALSALTIAPHLVLGLQAGVWVDRWSRRRVLIWTDIGRLLLLGSIPAAAALGWLQLGQLYVVAVLTGVLALLSDTASQTLIPFLVSRVDLMRANSAALLNANLATTAGPSVAGFLVQVLSAPFAIVVDAASYLVSTIAAYRLKEPERPPAPERSEVRLSAGLQVLFSNRVLTPLVVSAMIAAMAGAMQGPLVVLFLVRELHKPPAFVGLTITTFGVAAVVGTLFAGTWCRRVGIGRSYLSGVFLASLNGAALATGQTPLILLGQVLAGLGMSLFGVPQRTLRLALAPAQLLGQVTSAWRTLVIGGQTVGALASGLLASALQIRTTLLIATAGMLAGLVVAGCSPVRGLHALPEETRAPEEPRAPGETRFPDGEGRSMAEH from the coding sequence ATGGCCTGGGTCGTGAGCGGCGAGTTCCGCAAGCTGTGGATCGGCCAACTGGTGTCTGGCGCCGGCAGTGCGATCACCACGGTCGCACTACCACTGGTCGCTGTAGTGAACCTGCAGGCCTCGGCTGTGGAGATGGGGGCACTGTCTGCCCTGACCATCGCACCGCATCTGGTGTTAGGGCTGCAGGCTGGGGTGTGGGTCGACAGGTGGTCGAGGCGCCGCGTGCTGATCTGGACTGACATCGGGCGGTTGCTGTTGCTGGGCTCTATACCGGCGGCGGCCGCGCTGGGCTGGTTGCAGCTGGGGCAGCTGTACGTGGTTGCCGTACTGACCGGTGTGCTCGCCCTGCTCTCCGACACGGCGTCCCAAACGCTGATCCCGTTTCTGGTGTCTCGTGTGGACCTGATGCGCGCCAACAGCGCCGCGCTGCTCAACGCGAACCTCGCGACGACGGCAGGACCGTCGGTCGCCGGCTTTCTGGTGCAGGTACTCAGTGCGCCGTTCGCGATCGTCGTGGATGCCGCGTCGTACCTCGTCTCCACCATCGCGGCGTACCGCCTCAAGGAGCCGGAACGCCCACCCGCGCCGGAGCGGTCCGAGGTACGGCTGTCCGCCGGACTTCAAGTGCTCTTCAGCAACCGAGTACTCACCCCACTGGTCGTGTCGGCGATGATCGCGGCGATGGCGGGTGCGATGCAGGGTCCACTCGTCGTTCTGTTCCTGGTCCGCGAACTGCACAAACCACCCGCGTTCGTCGGACTGACCATCACCACCTTCGGCGTCGCCGCCGTTGTCGGCACGCTCTTCGCCGGTACGTGGTGCCGGCGCGTCGGCATCGGCCGCTCGTACCTGTCCGGCGTGTTCCTGGCGTCGCTGAACGGCGCCGCCCTCGCCACCGGCCAGACTCCGCTGATCCTGCTCGGACAGGTGCTTGCTGGGTTGGGCATGTCGCTGTTCGGCGTACCGCAGCGCACTTTGCGGCTCGCGCTCGCGCCCGCGCAGCTGCTCGGCCAAGTGACGTCCGCGTGGCGCACGCTGGTGATCGGCGGTCAGACGGTCGGCGCTCTTGCCTCCGGCTTACTCGCCAGTGCGCTGCAGATCCGGACGACGCTGCTGATCGCGACCGCCGGAATGCTGGCCGGACTGGTCGTCGCCGGCTGCTCCCCGGTCCGTGGTCTGCACGCGCTGCCCGAGGAGACCCGCGCGCCCGAGGAGCCCCGCGCCCCCGGCGAAACCCGGTTTCCCGACGGAGAAGGGCGATCGATGGCCGAGCACTGA
- a CDS encoding ABC transporter ATP-binding protein: protein MFSTAMLGVGVSLAIPLVTRAIIDGPVTRRELSLLVPLALLALGLSISEVILVWMRRWAQSRTVSDLEATLRHDLYVRLQSLPMEFHTKWQSGQLLSRVTTDLSTIRRFMGFGLLFLVMNILQLIVVTILLLQLYWPLGLVVLVAAVPIVMVSLKFEKKYLRISRKVQDQQGDLATRIEESALGFRVIKAFGRRPHVQRQFDDEATTLYHTEVEKVRLASRFWSFLGVIPNLTLVIVLLLGALAVGREAITLGTLVAFITLMLSLVWPVTSLGAILAMAQEAMTAADRISEILDTHSVIKSGPEELTGSRGHLRFEHVGFRFSDDDTEVLHDINLDLTPGTTLALVGATGSGKTTLTALVPRLYDVTAGRITIDGHDVRDLTLVSLRTAVASAFDDPTLFSMSVRENLTLGRPDATDDEVQQALEVAQAQFANELPWGLETRVGEQGMSLSGGQRQRLALARAVLAKPAVLVLDDTLSALDVHTEALVEEALRNVLSDTTGIVVAHRASTVMLADQVALLQHGTITHVGTHQELLATVPAYRHLLAAEEEEVPA from the coding sequence ATGTTCTCCACCGCGATGCTCGGCGTCGGTGTCAGCCTCGCCATCCCGCTCGTCACCCGGGCCATCATCGACGGGCCGGTCACCCGTCGTGAGCTGAGCCTGCTGGTCCCGCTGGCGCTGCTGGCGCTCGGGCTGAGCATCTCCGAGGTCATCCTGGTCTGGATGCGCCGCTGGGCGCAGTCCCGGACCGTCAGCGACCTGGAGGCGACCCTCCGGCACGACCTGTACGTCCGGCTCCAGTCCCTGCCGATGGAGTTCCACACCAAGTGGCAGAGCGGTCAGCTGCTCTCCCGCGTCACCACGGACCTGTCCACCATCCGCCGGTTCATGGGCTTCGGTCTGCTGTTCCTGGTGATGAACATCCTCCAGCTGATCGTCGTCACGATCCTGTTGCTCCAGCTGTACTGGCCGCTCGGTCTGGTCGTCCTGGTGGCCGCCGTACCGATCGTGATGGTGTCGCTGAAGTTCGAGAAGAAGTACCTGCGGATCTCCCGCAAGGTGCAGGACCAGCAGGGTGACCTGGCGACCCGGATCGAGGAGTCCGCGCTCGGCTTCCGGGTGATCAAGGCGTTCGGCCGCCGGCCGCACGTCCAGCGCCAGTTCGACGACGAGGCGACCACGCTGTACCACACCGAGGTCGAGAAGGTCCGGCTCGCGTCCCGGTTCTGGAGCTTCCTCGGCGTCATCCCGAACCTGACCCTGGTGATCGTGCTGCTGCTCGGCGCGCTCGCGGTCGGCCGGGAGGCGATCACGCTCGGCACCCTGGTCGCGTTCATCACGCTGATGCTGTCCCTGGTCTGGCCGGTCACCTCGCTCGGCGCGATCCTGGCGATGGCCCAGGAGGCGATGACCGCGGCGGACCGGATCAGCGAGATCCTGGACACCCACTCGGTGATCAAGTCGGGTCCGGAGGAGCTCACCGGCTCCCGCGGCCACCTGCGCTTCGAGCACGTCGGCTTCCGGTTCTCCGACGACGACACCGAGGTACTGCACGACATCAACCTGGACCTGACCCCGGGTACCACCCTCGCCCTGGTCGGTGCCACCGGTTCCGGTAAGACCACGCTGACCGCGCTGGTCCCCCGGCTGTACGACGTGACGGCGGGCCGGATCACCATCGACGGCCACGACGTCCGGGACCTGACCCTGGTGTCCCTGCGTACCGCGGTCGCCTCCGCGTTCGACGACCCGACGCTGTTCTCGATGAGCGTCCGGGAGAACCTGACGCTGGGCCGGCCGGATGCGACCGACGACGAGGTGCAGCAAGCACTGGAGGTCGCACAGGCCCAGTTCGCCAACGAGCTGCCGTGGGGGCTCGAGACCCGCGTCGGTGAGCAGGGCATGTCGCTGTCGGGTGGCCAGCGTCAGCGTCTCGCGCTGGCACGGGCAGTACTCGCCAAACCGGCCGTACTGGTGCTGGACGACACGCTGTCCGCGCTGGACGTACACACCGAAGCACTGGTCGAGGAAGCACTCCGGAACGTGCTGTCCGACACCACCGGCATCGTGGTCGCGCACCGAGCTTCCACAGTGATGCTGGCCGACCAGGTCGCGCTACTGCAGCACGGCACGATCACCCACGTAGGAACCCACCAGGAGCTGCTCGCGACAGTACCGGCCTACCGCCACTTGCTAGCAGCAGAGGAAGAGGAGGTGCCCGCATGA